The genomic window GTCATCGGCGCACACCTCGCACAGGTCGCCCTCGGCGAAGTTGAAGCACACCGGGCAGAAGTGGATGGTGCGCTTCACCTCGATGATCGAGTCGGCGAGACGCTGGGCGTCGGCCGACTCGGCCGTTAGCAACCAGTAGGCGATACGTTGAGCCGACTTCGGGCCGACGCCGGGCAGGCGCTCCAGCTCCTCGAGGAGTCGGGCGATGGGCGGTGCATAGCGCATCAGCGGAGCACCTACATCAGACCCGGGATGTTCATGCCGCCGGTGATGTCGTTCATGCGCGCAGCAGCGAGCTCCTGCGCCGAGCGAATGGCTTCGTTGACCGCGGCGGTGACCATGTCCTGCAGCATCTCGACGTCCTCGGGATCCACGGCAGCAGGGTCGATCGTGATCGAGACGATCTGCACGTCGCCGGTGATCTTGACCTTGACCATTCCGCCGCCTGCCGAAGCCTCGAGCTGCTCGTTCTTCAGCTCCTCCTGCATGGCCGCCATCTTGGTCTGCATCTTCTGCGCTTGCTTCATCATGCTTCCGAAGTTCACTGGGCTTCGTC from Coriobacteriia bacterium includes these protein-coding regions:
- a CDS encoding YbaB/EbfC family nucleoid-associated protein, with protein sequence MNFGSMMKQAQKMQTKMAAMQEELKNEQLEASAGGGMVKVKITGDVQIVSITIDPAAVDPEDVEMLQDMVTAAVNEAIRSAQELAAARMNDITGGMNIPGLM